AACTCCGCTGCTGGGCTCACGTAGAACCAGTCAATACCAGAGGTGTTGGCGTTCAGATCGTCCAAGACGCCGGCCATTTCGATTGCTTCAGGCTTGACTGCCTCGGGGAATTCGGAACCTTCGTGGAGCATTGGCCCGCCTTCGGCTGTTCGAAGCGATCCTGCGCCGCCGACCACACCCAAACGAGCGCCTTCTACCATCGTGAGCTTTGCGATCTTCTTCTCAACGGAACGAAGGATGTTGTTCCCTGCCAGTTCGCCGCGCGGAGAAAGTGCGGAAACGACCACGTCGGCGCCTTCGATTGCGTGCTGGAGGGCGTCGTCGTGCTGCACACTGCCGAGCTGGTAATCCACGCCGGTGATGGGAGATTCTGGGGCCGTTCGGCTCAACGAGACCACAACCAGGCCACGCTTGGCCGCCTCCGCCACGATATTGGATCCGACGTATCCTGTTCCGCCTAGAACTGTAATGCGTGTCATGGGAGAATCCTTTTCTGGTTGAGACGACTTCTCTTGGGGTTAGCCCGTCCTAACAATCCTCTCAGATACATGTGGGAAGGAATAGGGCCCAAAGTAGGGGCCAGCGCAGCTTAAGTTGTGTTGTGTGCCGCAGCTTTCCTTACAAAACCACTGTATC
The DNA window shown above is from Changpingibacter yushuensis and carries:
- a CDS encoding NAD(P)-dependent oxidoreductase; the protein is MTRITVLGGTGYVGSNIVAEAAKRGLVVVSLSRTAPESPITGVDYQLGSVQHDDALQHAIEGADVVVSALSPRGELAGNNILRSVEKKIAKLTMVEGARLGVVGGAGSLRTAEGGPMLHEGSEFPEAVKPEAIEMAGVLDDLNANTSGIDWFYVSPAAEFGSHNPGEATGVYRVGGDVVLTDAEGKSFISGADLALAVVDEILHPKHSCTRFTVAY